The following proteins are encoded in a genomic region of Desulfuromonas acetoxidans DSM 684:
- the sucD gene encoding succinate--CoA ligase subunit alpha: MSILINKDTKVIVQGMTGKTGMFHTRECRDYGTNIVAGVTPGKGGIHVEGIPVFDTMEEAVRITGGNVSMIFVPPPGAADAILEACEAGVDLVVCITEGVPVRDMVMARQVVEDSPTKLVGPNCPGLITPGACKIGIMPGYIHKPGKIGVVSRSGTLTYEAVKQLTDVGLGQSTCVGIGGDPIIGLKFIDVLEMFNNDPETEGVLMIGEIGGSAEEDAAQWVQEHMTKPVAAFIAGQTAPPGKRMGHAGAIISGGKGRAEDKIAALTECGVTVSTSPTGMGQAMLKALGREA, from the coding sequence ATGTCCATATTGATCAATAAAGACACCAAAGTAATTGTCCAGGGCATGACCGGCAAGACCGGCATGTTCCATACCCGTGAGTGCCGCGATTACGGCACTAACATTGTTGCCGGGGTAACGCCGGGCAAAGGCGGCATCCATGTCGAAGGGATTCCGGTATTCGACACCATGGAAGAAGCCGTCCGTATCACTGGCGGTAACGTGTCGATGATTTTTGTACCACCGCCGGGCGCGGCTGATGCGATCCTTGAAGCCTGCGAAGCCGGAGTGGATCTGGTCGTGTGCATTACCGAAGGGGTTCCGGTACGCGATATGGTGATGGCCCGCCAGGTCGTGGAGGACAGCCCCACCAAGCTGGTCGGCCCCAACTGCCCCGGCCTGATCACCCCCGGAGCATGCAAAATCGGCATTATGCCGGGCTACATTCACAAGCCGGGCAAGATCGGTGTGGTGTCACGCAGCGGCACCCTGACTTACGAAGCCGTTAAGCAACTCACCGATGTTGGTCTCGGCCAATCCACCTGTGTCGGCATCGGCGGTGACCCGATCATCGGTCTAAAATTCATCGATGTACTGGAAATGTTCAACAACGATCCCGAGACCGAAGGGGTGTTGATGATCGGCGAGATCGGCGGCAGCGCCGAAGAGGATGCCGCGCAATGGGTGCAGGAGCATATGACCAAGCCGGTGGCGGCGTTTATTGCCGGGCAGACAGCGCCTCCGGGCAAACGGATGGGGCATGCCGGAGCGATCATCAGCGGCGGCAAGGGACGCGCGGAAGACAAGATTGCCGCGCTGACTGAATGCGGCGTGACGGTTTCGACCAGTCCGACCGGTATGGGGCAGGCCATGCTTAAGGCGTTGGGACGCGAAGCCTGA
- the thiM gene encoding hydroxyethylthiazole kinase, whose amino-acid sequence MISTETLWRDIEAIREQAPLVHNITNFVVMNTTANALLSLGASPVMAHAADEVEEMVGLASALVVNIGTLSQMWVDSMAKAIPAAAARTIPIVFDPVGAGATRFRTESCLRLMGLAQPTVIRGNASEIMALAGAQVQTRGVDSGAAVDDAQGAARQLAHQWQCVVVVSGASDLITDGEALWWVDNGHAMMPRVTGLGCTASALVGAFCAVNDQPLTAAAHAMSTLGICGELAAESSVGPGSLQVAVIDALYGLTREEVERRLRVRG is encoded by the coding sequence GTGATCTCGACTGAAACTCTGTGGCGGGATATCGAAGCCATCCGAGAACAGGCACCGCTGGTGCACAATATCACCAACTTTGTTGTCATGAACACCACGGCCAATGCGTTGCTGTCTCTGGGCGCGTCGCCGGTGATGGCCCATGCCGCTGACGAGGTGGAGGAGATGGTTGGGCTGGCGTCAGCGCTGGTGGTCAATATTGGAACTTTGAGCCAGATGTGGGTCGACAGTATGGCCAAGGCGATTCCGGCGGCAGCGGCGCGCACCATCCCCATTGTGTTTGATCCGGTGGGGGCCGGTGCCACCCGTTTTCGTACCGAGAGTTGTTTGCGGTTGATGGGGCTGGCGCAGCCAACGGTGATTCGCGGCAATGCCTCAGAGATCATGGCCCTGGCCGGAGCCCAGGTGCAAACGCGTGGCGTGGACAGCGGTGCCGCTGTTGATGATGCCCAAGGGGCGGCCCGTCAATTGGCCCACCAGTGGCAGTGTGTGGTTGTGGTTAGTGGTGCCAGTGACCTGATCACCGACGGTGAAGCCCTGTGGTGGGTGGATAACGGCCATGCCATGATGCCGCGGGTGACCGGGCTTGGCTGCACCGCTTCGGCGTTGGTTGGGGCGTTTTGTGCGGTTAATGATCAGCCGCTGACGGCAGCTGCGCATGCCATGAGTACGTTGGGAATATGTGGAGAGCTGGCTGCGGAAAGTAGTGTCGGACCGGGTTCGCTGCAGGTGGCGGTGATTGATGCGTTGTATGGATTGACGCGTGAAGAGGTTGAAAGGCGGTTGCGGGTGAGAGGGTAA
- a CDS encoding SPFH domain-containing protein encodes MNPSLVAVIIFAVLVIVVLVKTAVIVPQKHEYIIERLGKYSRTLGAGFHILLPFIDKVAYRFMLKEEVVNIASQTCITKDNVTVEVDGLIYLQVQDSKLAAYGINDYRIASAQLAQTTLRSCIGRIDLDKTFEERENINAQVVQAIDEAAQSWGIKLLRYEVSDIVPPQSVKQAMEAQMTAERAKRAEIAKSEGERQSTINRAEGERQDAILKSEGEKQRMINEAEGRAAQIRAVAEATAQGLHMIAEQLKSPGGLDAANLRVAEQYVAEFGKLAKESNTLIVPSSASDVSSMVSHAMATLNTLKKS; translated from the coding sequence ATGAATCCGTCATTGGTTGCCGTCATTATCTTTGCTGTTTTGGTCATTGTCGTCCTGGTCAAAACAGCGGTTATTGTTCCGCAGAAACACGAATACATCATCGAACGGTTGGGGAAATACAGCCGTACCCTTGGTGCCGGTTTTCATATTCTGTTGCCGTTTATCGACAAAGTCGCATACCGCTTCATGCTTAAGGAAGAGGTGGTCAATATTGCCAGCCAGACCTGTATCACCAAAGACAACGTCACTGTTGAAGTTGATGGTCTGATCTATCTGCAGGTACAGGACAGCAAACTCGCGGCCTACGGTATCAACGATTACCGCATTGCCTCCGCGCAACTGGCTCAGACCACTCTGCGTTCCTGCATTGGTCGCATCGATCTCGATAAAACCTTTGAAGAGCGTGAAAATATCAATGCTCAGGTGGTTCAAGCCATTGATGAAGCGGCCCAGAGTTGGGGGATCAAGTTGCTGCGTTACGAGGTGAGCGACATCGTGCCGCCGCAGTCGGTCAAGCAGGCCATGGAGGCGCAAATGACCGCTGAGCGGGCCAAGCGCGCCGAGATCGCCAAGTCCGAAGGGGAGCGCCAGTCGACCATTAACCGTGCTGAAGGGGAGCGTCAGGATGCTATCCTCAAGTCAGAGGGTGAAAAGCAGCGCATGATCAACGAAGCCGAAGGTCGTGCGGCGCAGATTCGTGCCGTGGCCGAAGCGACGGCCCAGGGGTTGCATATGATCGCCGAGCAGCTGAAAAGCCCTGGTGGTTTGGATGCCGCTAATCTGCGGGTTGCCGAGCAGTATGTGGCGGAATTCGGCAAGCTTGCCAAAGAGTCCAATACGTTGATCGTGCCAAGTTCGGCCAGCGATGTGTCCTCCATGGTCAGCCATGCTATGGCCACCCTCAATACGTTAAAAAAATCGTAA
- a CDS encoding NfeD family protein, whose translation MESLLTPWLLWFVAGVALALFELAVPGFILIFFGVGCIVVSGVLLVVDLTVTEQVWLFVAATIVSLLALRRYAMRVFSGSQDVNPEDQLIEQPQGTGKVVDRITPQAPGRVAYRGSFWDAVSTATLEPETMVKVNGYAQNSRTVLNVEPLDSAE comes from the coding sequence ATGGAAAGCTTGTTAACCCCGTGGCTGCTGTGGTTTGTCGCCGGAGTCGCTCTGGCTTTGTTTGAGCTGGCCGTGCCGGGTTTTATCCTGATCTTTTTTGGTGTCGGCTGTATTGTGGTGTCCGGCGTGTTGCTGGTGGTGGATCTCACCGTTACGGAACAGGTGTGGTTGTTTGTTGCTGCTACCATTGTCAGTCTTCTGGCATTGCGCCGCTATGCCATGCGGGTATTTTCCGGTTCGCAGGATGTGAATCCGGAAGATCAGCTGATTGAGCAACCGCAAGGGACTGGCAAGGTGGTCGATCGCATCACTCCGCAAGCGCCGGGCCGCGTGGCCTATCGTGGCTCGTTCTGGGATGCCGTGTCCACGGCGACTTTGGAGCCGGAGACCATGGTCAAGGTGAACGGCTATGCGCAAAATTCCCGCACGGTTCTCAATGTGGAGCCTTTGGATTCTGCAGAATAA
- the sucC gene encoding ADP-forming succinate--CoA ligase subunit beta has translation MKIHEYQAKEILGSFDIPVPRGRVAVTADQVERAAKMMGGRCVVKAQIYAGGRGKAGGVQVAHHPEQAHEIAKELFGKRLVTHQTGPEGLKVRRILVEETVEVGQEFYLSITLDRQTSRYCLIASAEGGVNIEEVAANAPEKIHTLTIDPYTGLRSYQARQIVHKIGMTGGVAEDCVRLILDMYRCCLDKDCSLVEINPLVVTKAGWLLALDAKINFDDNAVFRHWEYHEMQDYSQMDPLEISAGKFDLSYIKLDGNIGCMVNGAGLAMATLDVLKENGGDPANFLDVGGGATREKVAEAFKIILQDKDVEAVFVNIFGGIMRCDVIAHGIIEAAGEMACQLPIVVRMDGSQVEEGKALLKESPLNVQCADFLGEGAKMIVAMMKQEEP, from the coding sequence ATGAAAATTCACGAGTATCAGGCCAAAGAGATCCTTGGCTCTTTCGACATTCCCGTACCACGCGGGCGTGTGGCAGTGACCGCTGACCAGGTCGAACGGGCAGCGAAAATGATGGGCGGCCGCTGTGTGGTTAAAGCCCAGATTTATGCCGGTGGTCGCGGCAAGGCCGGCGGCGTGCAAGTGGCACATCATCCAGAGCAAGCCCATGAAATCGCCAAGGAACTGTTTGGCAAACGCCTAGTCACCCATCAGACCGGCCCCGAAGGACTGAAAGTCCGTCGCATCCTGGTGGAGGAGACCGTTGAAGTTGGCCAGGAATTTTATCTGTCCATCACCCTGGATCGCCAAACCTCCCGCTACTGCCTGATCGCCTCGGCAGAAGGCGGTGTCAACATCGAAGAAGTGGCAGCAAACGCACCGGAAAAGATCCACACCCTGACCATTGATCCCTACACCGGGCTGCGCTCCTACCAGGCACGCCAGATTGTCCACAAAATCGGCATGACCGGTGGGGTTGCTGAAGATTGCGTGCGGTTGATTCTTGACATGTACCGCTGCTGTCTCGACAAGGACTGCTCGCTGGTTGAGATCAATCCGCTGGTAGTCACCAAGGCCGGTTGGCTGTTGGCGCTGGATGCCAAAATCAACTTTGACGACAATGCCGTGTTCCGCCATTGGGAATATCACGAAATGCAGGACTATTCACAAATGGACCCGCTGGAGATCAGCGCCGGAAAATTTGACCTGTCCTACATCAAGCTTGACGGCAATATTGGCTGCATGGTCAACGGTGCCGGACTGGCCATGGCCACCCTCGATGTATTGAAGGAAAACGGCGGCGACCCGGCAAACTTCCTCGATGTTGGTGGCGGAGCCACCCGCGAGAAAGTCGCCGAGGCGTTTAAAATTATTTTACAGGACAAGGATGTGGAAGCGGTGTTCGTCAATATCTTCGGCGGCATCATGCGTTGCGATGTTATTGCCCACGGCATTATCGAAGCCGCTGGCGAAATGGCGTGCCAGTTGCCCATCGTGGTGCGCATGGATGGCTCACAGGTCGAGGAAGGCAAAGCCCTGCTCAAGGAGTCACCCCTGAATGTACAGTGCGCCGATTTTCTCGGCGAAGGGGCCAAGATGATCGTCGCAATGATGAAGCAGGAAGAACCGTAA